A portion of the Mycobacterium paraseoulense genome contains these proteins:
- a CDS encoding alpha/beta hydrolase family protein produces the protein MAVPTNDGDSRRHAPLPLSPPGGVGLGGAVKPFTSTGRYVAESWRDYLSQAPDELPIARPTLALAAQAFRDEVVLMGLKARRPVSRPEEFERITSEVVAGLKFYGDRGWLDHPKRFFGAPPPLTDVTIRRVKKGRRSFYRMVFDSGYLPRPGEPGGDRWMSYTANNREYALLLRHPQPRPWLVCVHGTEMGRAALDLALFRAWRLHEDLGLNVVMPVLPMHGPRARNLPRGAVFPGEDVLDDVHATGQAVWDIRRLLSWIRRQEPESQIGLNGLSLGGYITALVASLEAGLTCAILGVPVADLVGLLSRHSGLGPDDPRRRTIELAGPIGRMTSPLSLAPLVPMPGRFIYAGLADQVVHPREQVVRLWEHWGKPEIVWYRGGHTGFFRARPVQRFVEAALQQSGLLNGAADQRDLPA, from the coding sequence ATGGCGGTACCGACTAACGACGGCGATTCGCGGCGCCACGCCCCTTTGCCATTGAGCCCGCCCGGGGGCGTCGGCCTGGGCGGTGCCGTCAAACCGTTCACCAGCACCGGTCGGTACGTCGCCGAATCGTGGCGCGACTACCTCAGCCAGGCGCCTGACGAGCTTCCGATCGCGCGACCCACCCTCGCCCTGGCGGCGCAGGCGTTCCGCGACGAGGTCGTCCTGATGGGCCTTAAGGCGCGACGCCCGGTCAGCCGGCCCGAGGAGTTCGAGCGCATCACGAGCGAGGTGGTCGCGGGGCTGAAGTTCTACGGCGATCGCGGTTGGCTCGACCACCCGAAAAGATTCTTCGGTGCCCCGCCGCCGCTTACGGACGTCACGATCCGAAGGGTCAAGAAGGGCAGGCGCTCCTTCTACAGAATGGTCTTCGACAGCGGATACCTGCCTCGGCCGGGCGAACCGGGCGGGGACCGGTGGATGAGCTACACCGCAAACAACCGCGAGTACGCCCTGTTGCTGCGTCACCCGCAACCACGGCCCTGGCTGGTGTGCGTGCACGGAACCGAAATGGGCCGAGCCGCTTTGGATCTCGCCCTGTTCCGGGCCTGGCGGTTACACGAAGATCTCGGATTGAACGTCGTGATGCCCGTCCTCCCGATGCATGGTCCCCGGGCCCGGAATCTCCCCAGGGGCGCGGTGTTTCCGGGGGAGGATGTGCTCGACGACGTGCACGCGACGGGGCAGGCGGTGTGGGACATCCGCCGGTTGTTGTCCTGGATACGCCGGCAGGAGCCGGAATCGCAGATCGGGTTGAACGGCCTGTCGCTGGGTGGTTACATCACCGCGTTGGTAGCCAGCCTCGAAGCGGGGCTGACCTGCGCGATCCTCGGAGTGCCGGTGGCCGACCTGGTCGGCCTGCTGAGCCGGCATTCCGGGCTTGGCCCTGACGATCCCCGCCGCCGGACGATCGAACTCGCCGGGCCGATCGGGCGGATGACGTCGCCCCTGTCGCTGGCCCCGCTCGTGCCCATGCCGGGCCGCTTCATCTACGCCGGCCTCGCCGATCAGGTGGTGCATCCACGGGAACAGGTGGTCCGACTCTGGGAACACTGGGGCAAGCCCGAAATCGTCTGGTACCGCGGCGGTCATACCGGCTTCTTCCGCGCGCGTCCGGTACAGCGGTTCGTCGAGGCGGCCTTGCAGCAGTCGGGCCTGCTGAACGGGGCCGCAGACCAGCGCGACCTTCCCGCTTAG
- a CDS encoding wax ester/triacylglycerol synthase family O-acyltransferase, whose protein sequence is MHPLDPLDAAMMTAEWVSNPMHVGAVLILSPPDDAGPDYVDELHRTTLAGSDSIDPRLCKYPHRGVDTGGMWVWRHMDPVDVSRHCQRRTVSGDGFWPLISELDALGLDRSRPMWMSYLIDGLDGGRFAFYIKVHHTVVDGVAGFRMITDALSDDPKLRSMRPFYADCRREAPGSPATGGLVSRLLSPLRSVTGAAASSAGLIGRVATGEIATVLDALVGHTTALPLGAPYTRFNDRLGPERAVAAGSWAHDRIQAVRRAAGVTVNDVLTAMAAGVVRRWLLGRGELPERPLVAACPITVRDPDHEDPNDQHANKFGLWMCPLGTNLDDPLARLSVIHRAMSEGKHWVAKRGAAASLLTNAGSIAATAIGPLLPFTPKIRTGYNLPISHVRGPAAEMYWNGARIEEMYPVSTVYDGHGLNITTCSYAERIGFGYAAGRDVVPDIESLIPLTEQCLAELEDALGAG, encoded by the coding sequence ATGCACCCGCTGGATCCGCTGGACGCGGCGATGATGACCGCGGAGTGGGTGTCCAACCCGATGCACGTCGGCGCCGTGCTGATCCTGTCGCCGCCCGACGACGCCGGGCCAGACTACGTCGACGAACTGCATCGGACGACGCTGGCCGGGAGCGACTCGATCGATCCCCGGCTGTGCAAGTATCCGCATCGCGGTGTGGACACCGGCGGGATGTGGGTTTGGCGACACATGGATCCCGTTGATGTGAGCCGACATTGCCAGCGTCGCACGGTTTCCGGGGACGGGTTCTGGCCGCTCATTTCCGAGCTGGATGCGCTGGGTCTGGATCGGTCGCGGCCGATGTGGATGTCGTATCTGATCGATGGCCTCGACGGGGGCCGCTTCGCTTTCTACATCAAGGTGCACCACACCGTGGTGGACGGTGTGGCCGGTTTCCGGATGATCACCGATGCGCTGAGCGACGACCCGAAACTTCGGTCGATGCGGCCGTTTTACGCCGACTGCCGTCGCGAGGCGCCCGGGTCACCGGCGACGGGCGGTCTGGTGTCTCGGTTGCTGTCGCCGCTGCGGTCGGTGACCGGCGCGGCCGCATCGAGTGCGGGGTTGATCGGGCGGGTGGCCACCGGGGAAATCGCGACGGTGCTGGACGCCCTGGTCGGCCACACCACCGCCCTGCCCCTGGGGGCGCCATACACCCGGTTCAACGACCGCCTGGGCCCCGAGCGCGCGGTGGCCGCGGGCAGCTGGGCACACGATCGCATCCAGGCCGTCCGGCGGGCGGCCGGCGTGACCGTCAACGACGTGCTCACCGCAATGGCGGCCGGTGTTGTGCGGCGCTGGTTGCTGGGTCGCGGGGAACTGCCCGAGCGGCCGCTGGTGGCCGCATGCCCGATCACGGTGCGGGACCCCGATCACGAAGACCCGAACGATCAGCACGCCAACAAGTTTGGGCTGTGGATGTGCCCGTTGGGCACCAACCTGGACGACCCGCTGGCCCGACTGAGCGTAATCCATCGCGCTATGTCGGAGGGAAAGCACTGGGTGGCCAAACGGGGAGCGGCGGCGTCACTGTTGACGAACGCCGGGAGCATCGCCGCGACGGCGATCGGCCCGCTCCTGCCGTTCACGCCGAAAATCCGGACCGGATACAACCTGCCGATCTCGCACGTTCGCGGCCCGGCGGCCGAAATGTATTGGAACGGCGCGCGTATCGAGGAGATGTACCCGGTGTCCACGGTCTACGACGGCCACGGACTCAACATCACCACCTGCTCCTACGCCGAGCGGATCGGATTCGGCTACGCCGCGGGCCGCGACGTGGTGCCCGATATCGAGTCGCTGATACCGCTGACCGAGCAGTGTCTGGCCGAGCTCGAGGACGCCCTGGGTGCCGGCTGA